From a region of the Lactuca sativa cultivar Salinas chromosome 4, Lsat_Salinas_v11, whole genome shotgun sequence genome:
- the LOC111921376 gene encoding lipoxygenase 1, chloroplastic: MALVKEITGCSIVEKSSFLGHQNRVQFSVNPVRFPLDKTRSRSSRLKKGVRTTSPAVVAAISEDLVKIVRIEKPVTFKVRAVLTVRNKNKEDFNETVLRKIDAFTDQIGRNVVLELYSNDIDPKTRAPKKSKEAAIKDWSKKSNLKTERVNYTADISVDSEFGIPGAITITNKHQSEFFLETITIEGFACGPVHFPCNSWVQSTKDHPKPRIFFSNQPYLPNETPLGLKSLRDKELKDLRGDGDGIRKLSDRIYDYDVYNDLGNPDRGNDYIRPSLGGDKIPYPRRCRTGRVPSDTDIKAESRVEKPLPMYVPRDEQFEESKANAFSTGRLKAVLHNLLPSIVASISKKHDFKGFSQIDSLYSEGVLLKLGLQDDLLKKLPLPNLVTRLQESSQGGGLLKYDTPKILSKDRFAWLRDDEFARQTLAGVNPVSIEKLQTFPPVSRLDPDKYGPQQSVLREEHIAGHLDGMTVQQAIEENKLFIIDYHDIYLPFLDRINALDGRKAYATRTIFYLNPSGTLMPIAIELSLPQALPGSESKQVVTPPVDATGNWMWQLAKAHVCSNDAGVHQLVHHWLRTHAAMEPFILAAHRQLSAMHPVYKLLDPHMRYTLEINALARQNLINADGVIESCFTPGRYCMEISAAAYKNWRFDLEGLPEDLIRRGMAVRDSSKPHGLKLLIEDYPYASDGLLIWEAIENWVRTYVNRYYPDSAQICNDRELQAWYAESINVGHADLRHENWWPTLATTDDLTSILTTIIWLASAQHAALNFGQYPYGGYVPNRPPLMRRLIPDENDPEYKSFLDDPQRYFLSALPSLLQSTKYMAVVDTLSTHSPDEEYIGERQQRSTWSGDAEIVEAFYGFTAEIQRIEKEIERRNNDTCLKNRCGAGVLPYELLVPSSEPGVTCRGVPNSVSI, translated from the exons GAATTGAAAAACCGGTCACGTTTAAGGTGAGAGCTGTGTTGACTGTTAGGAACAAGAACAAGGAGGATTTTAACGAGACAGTTTTGAGGAAAATAGATGCTTTTACCGATCAGATCGGGAGAAACGTTGTTTTGGAGCTTTACAGCAACGATATTGATCCAA AAACAAGAGCTCCAAAGAAAAGCAAAGAAGCTGCGATTAAAGATTGGTCAAAGAAATCGAATCTAAAAACTGAAAGAGTTAATTACACCGCTGATATCTCGGTGGATTCAGAATTCGGAATCCCTGGAGCAATCACCATTACCAATAAGCATCAAAGCGAGTTCTTCTTAGAGACGATCACCATTGAAGGATTTGCATGTGGTCCTGTTCATTTCCCCTGTAATTCATGGGTTCAATCCACCAAAGATCATCCAAAACCCAGAATTTTCTTCTCTAATCAG CCATATCTGCCTAATGAAACTCCATTAGGATTAAAGTCTTTAAGAGACAAAGAGCTTAAAGATTTACGAGGTGATGGAGATGGAATCAGAAAGTTGTCAGATCGAATCTATGATTACGATGTTTATAATGATTTGGGAAATCCCGATAGAGGAAATGACTATATTAGGCCTTCACTTGGAGGTGATAAAATCCCTTATCCAAGAAGATGCCGAACTGGACGTGTACCTAGTGATACtg ataTTAAAGCTGAAAGTCGTGTGGAGAAGCCATTACCGATGTATGTTCCAAGAGATGAACAATTTGAGGAGTCAAAAGCAAATGCATTTTCAACAGGGAGATTAAAAGCTGTGTTACATAATTTATTGCCATCAATAGTGGCAAGTATTTCTAAAAAACACGACTTTAAAGGGTTTTCACAGATCGATAGTCTTTATAGTGAAGGAGTTCTTTTAAAATTAGGGCTTCAAGATGATCTCTTGAAGAAGCTTCCATTGCCTAATTTGGTCACTAGGTTACAAGAATCTAGCCAAGGTGGTGGCCTTTTAAAATATGATACCCCAAAAATTCTTTCAA AGGATAGATTTGCTTGGTTGCGTGACGATGAATTCGCCAGACAAACACTTGCGGGGGTGAACCCGGTCAGTATAGAAAAGCTCCAGACTTTTCCGCCTGTCAGCAGGCTTGACCCTGATAAATATGGCCCACAACAGTCTGTTCTTCGGGAAGAACATATTGCGGGCCATCTTGATGGAATGACAGTACAACAG GCAATTGAAGAAAATAAGCTCTTCATAATCGATTACCATGACATATACCTACCATTTCTCGATCGAATAAATGCACTCGATGGACGTAAAGCATATGCAACACGAACAATCTTCTACCTAAATCCATCAGGCACACTCATGCCAATTGCAATCGAGCTCAGCCTTCCACAAGCATTACCTGGTTCAGAGTCAAAGCAAGTAGTTACTCCGCCGGTTGACGCCACCGGAAACTGGATGTGGCAGCTAGCCAAAGCTCATGTATGCTCAAATGACGCCGGCGTCCACCAACTCGTGCACCACTGGTTACGAACACATGCTGCTATGGAACCTTTCATATTAGCTGCACACAGACAACTGAGCGCCATGCATCCTGTCTACAAGCTTCTAGATCCTCACATGAGATACACGCTTGAAATCAATGCTTTAGCTCGCCAGAATTTGATCAACGCTGATGGCGTCATTGAATCCTGCTTCACTCCCGGACGTTATTGTATGGAGATCAGTGCCGCTGCTTATAAGAATTGGCGTTTCGATTTAGAAGGTCTTCCGGAAGATCTCATTAGAAG AGGTATGGCTGTTCGTGATTCAAGTAAGCCACATGGTTTGAAGCTTTTGATCGAGGATTATCCGTATGCTTCCGATGGGCTTTTGATTTGGGAAGCGATTGAAAACTGGGTTAGAACTTACGTTAACAGATATTACCCGGATTCCGCTCAGATCTGCAACGACAGGGAGCTACAAGCGTGGTACGCAGAGTCAATCAACGTAGGTCACGCCGATCTCCGCCACGAGAACTGGTGGCCGACGTTAGCCACAACAGACGACCTTACATCCATTCTGACAACCATCATCTGGCTCGCGTCGGCACAACACGCGGCTCTCAACTTCGGTCAATACCCATACGGTGGCTACGTTCCAAACCGGCCGCCGCTAATGCGGCGGTTGATTCCCGATGAAAACGACCCGGAATACAAAAGCTTCCTTGACGACCCACAGAGGTACTTCCTATCGGCGTTACCGAGTTTGCTACAGTCGACGAAGTACATGGCGGTGGTGGACACGCTATCTACTCACTCGCCGGATGAGGAGTACATCGGAGAAAGACAACAGAGGTCGACGTGGTCCGGCGACGCCGAGATCGTGGAAGCGTTTTATGGGTTTACGGCAGAGATTCAGCGGATTGAAAAGGAGATTGAGAGAAGGAACAATGACACGTGTCTAAAGAATAGATGTGGTGCTGGGGTTTTGCCATATGAACTGCTTGTACCCAGTTCAGAGCCTGGGGTAACATGCAGAGGTGTTCCAAATAGTGTGTCGatataa